The Candidatus Sulfotelmatobacter sp. genomic sequence TGAGCAGCGCCGCGACGGCTGTCCGAAAGCGTACTCTCAAGCAGAAATATTCCGGCCGACGAATCGATCGAGGGACACGAATGACGCTCCATCCGTTGCGCGAAGAAATGGGGCAGCTTCACTATCGACCGGCGAACGTAAAAAGATGAGCGCCCGATCACTTGCTGCTCGGGCGGCCGGGAGATGAAGTAGGCGCCCCGACCCGGAAGCGAACGCCGGGTGACCGAGGACGACCTGATCGCGCAGATCCGCGACCGTCTGCGCGACGTCGCCGCGGACCGGCTGCTGGTCGGGATCGGCGACGACGCGGCGGCCTGGCAGCCGCGCAGCCACCAGCGCAGCGTCGTCACCACCGACGCCCTGGTCGAGGGCGTCCACTTCACCCGCGCCGCGATGCGCCCCGACGAGGTCGGTCACCGCGCGTTGGCGGCCAACCTCTCCGACATCGCCGCCATGGGGGCGCGACCGGTCTTGGCGACCGTCGCGCTCGGTCTGCCGCGCGACTGCGATCCGGCCTGGGTGCTCGCCATGTACGACGGCATCGCCGCGCTGGCACGGCGCGCTCGCTGCGCGATCGCGGGCGGCGACGTCACGCGCGCGCCGGCCGTGACGCTGGCGCTGACGGTCGTCGGCGAAGTGCGCGCCTCGAACCTCAAGCGCCGCGACGGCGCACTCCCCGGCGACGTCGTCGCCGTCACCGGCGCCCTGGGCGCCAGCCAGGCCGGCTTGTTCGTCGCGGTGGAGCGTCCCGCACTCGCCGGCGAGCCGGCGGCCGCGCCGGCGCTGGCCGCGTACCGCACCCCCGAGCCGCGCTTGCGTGAAGGACGATGGCTCGGAGCGTCGCGGCACGTGCGCGCGATGATGGACACCTCGGACGGGCTCTCGACCGATCTCGCGCGCTTGTGCGCCGCCTCGGGCGTCGGCGCGGTCGTCGAGACGGTGCCGGTCGCAGACGCCGCGCGCGCGGTCGCCTCGCTCGTCGAGGCAGACGCGCAGGCATGGGCGCTGCACGGCGGCGAGGACTTCGAGCTGCTGCTCAGCGTCGAGCGGCGCGCGTTCGCGCATCTGGCGGCGCGCTTCCGCGCACACTTCGGTCGCCCGTTGCACGCCGTGGGCCATGTCACCGAAGGAGCAGGCGTCCGCCTCGCCAACGGGGACGCCATCCCGGCTGCGGGCTGGGACTCTCTGCAATGAGCGCCGCCGACCAACAAGACGCACAAAAAGCCTATCCGCTGCTGGGCTCCATCCAGAACAGCGTCGGTTACGGCTTTCTCGGCAACGAGACCGTCGTCGCGATCGCCAACCGGTTGCGCGTGCGCACGGTGACGGTACCGACCGCCTACGCCAGCGCGCGTGGCGGCGTCGAAGGCCGCTCTTCGTTCGTCCCCGATCTGCGCGAGTTCCGGCGCGGCGTCGAGTTCTTGATCGCGCGCGATCCGAACGTGCTGGTGATCGGGTATCTGGCGCAACCCGATCAAGTCGACGTCGTCGCCGACGCGCTCGAACGCTTTCAGGGCCTGGTCGTGCTCGATCCGGTGCTGGGCAGCTACGAGAAGGGACTGTTCGTCCCGGTCGAGACCGCGCGCCGCATTCGCGACGCGCTCTTGCCGAAGGCCGAAGTCGTCACGCCCAACCGCTTCGAAGCCGAAGTGCTGCTCGATCTGACGCGCGTGCGCGGCGCCAACGAGCGCGTCTTCCTCGACGGCTTCGCCGAACGCGGTCCGCAGACGGCGATCATCACCTCGTTCGTGCGCGAGGCCGAGCGGCGCACGGCCGTCACCGCGTTCTCGAACGGCTACGTCTACGAGAAGATCACCTCGCCGTTCTACCCGGCCTTCCCCGGCTACGGTGCCGGCGACGCGCTGGCCGGCGCGGTCGCGGCGCTGCTGACCGCCGGCGCCAGCCCGTGGGCGGCCACGATGCTGGCCACCGCCCTGGCCTCGCTCGCGGTCGAGCGGACGACCGGCTACGGGAGCGCGACCGTCGACCCGGTCGCGGCGCTCGATCTATTCCGGCCGCTCCCCTACCTGACCGACGAGGCGTGCAAGCCCTACGCCGAGCGCTTCGGGGTGACCTCAGCGCCGATCCCGGTCAAAGACGGAGAAGGGGCGCGACTCAAGTTCGCGCCCCCGAAAAACCAGATCGTGTACTAGGCCACCGCTGCCGGCGGCCGGTTCCTGGACTAGGCGACCCCGACGCGCTTGACGCGCTTGGAGCGCAGGCAGGACGTGCAGACGCGGGCCGTCTTGTGCGTACCGCGGTCGTCGATCCGGACGGCCTGGAGGTTCGGGAGCCACCGCCGCTTGGTCTTGTTCATCGCGTGGCTGACGTTATTTCCCGCCATCGGTCCCTTGCCGCACACGTCGCATCGCTTGGCCATAACAGCGGGAGTGTACCAGAAACGGAGCCCCCGGACAAGCCGCCCGCAGGGCGCAGGGGGCCGGTCCCGGAACGCGAGTCGCGCTCTATGGCAGTCACCCAACTGGACGGTCGGGCGTTCGAGAAGTTCGTCGCGGCCGGGACCTACTTCCTCAGGAAGTACCGGGGCGTCCTCAACGACCTCAACGTCTTTCCCGTTCCGGACGGGGACACGGGGTCGAACATGTTCCTGACCGCCAAGGCAGCCATGCACGAGGCCCGCAAGGTCCGTACGGAAGGGCTGGCGACCGTCGCGGCCGCCGCCGCCAACGGCTCGCTGCTGGGGGCCCGCGGCAACAGCGGGGTCATCCTCTCCCAGATGCTGCGCGGCTTCGCCCACAGCGTGCGCCACCGCGAGGCGATCGACACCTTCCAGCTTTCGCTGGCGATGCGCGAGGCCGTCAGCGCCGCCCGCGCCGCGCTGACGCGGCCGGTCGAGGGGACCATCATCTCGGTCGCCGGCGCCGCCGCCGACGAGGCCTATCGCCAAGCCGTGCGCGAGCCCGACTTCTACCGCTTGGCCAACGCCGTGCTGCGCGCGGCCAACGACGCGCTCGAGCGGACGCCCGAGCAGCTGCCTGCGCTCAAGGAAGCCGGCGTCGTCGATTCGGGCGGCGCGGGCTTTTGCTACTTTCTCGAGGGCGCGCTGCGCTTTCTGCCCGAGCAGACGGTGCGCGCGACCGCGTTTCCGCGCCGCCCGGTGCGTTCGGCGGTCTTCACCCGGCAGCAAGAAGTCGGCGAGAATCGGTATTGCACCGAGTTCATCCTCGACGGCGCGACCATCGAGGCGCACCCGCTCCGCGACCTGCTCGAGCGCCACGGCGACTCGCTGCTCGTCGTCGGCAGCGCGCCGACGATCAAGGTTCACGTTCACACCGGCCGGCCGGACGACGTCAAGGCGCTGGCCGCCAAATACGGTATCGTGACGCGCTGGAAAGTCGAAGACATGGCGCGGCAGCACCACCTGCTGGTCGTCGACGCGCCGGCGCGCGCGCTCGGCATCGCGGCCGTCGTGCCCGGCGTCGGCTTCGATCGCATCGCGCGCGAACTGGGGGCC encodes the following:
- the thiL gene encoding thiamine-phosphate kinase produces the protein MTEDDLIAQIRDRLRDVAADRLLVGIGDDAAAWQPRSHQRSVVTTDALVEGVHFTRAAMRPDEVGHRALAANLSDIAAMGARPVLATVALGLPRDCDPAWVLAMYDGIAALARRARCAIAGGDVTRAPAVTLALTVVGEVRASNLKRRDGALPGDVVAVTGALGASQAGLFVAVERPALAGEPAAAPALAAYRTPEPRLREGRWLGASRHVRAMMDTSDGLSTDLARLCAASGVGAVVETVPVADAARAVASLVEADAQAWALHGGEDFELLLSVERRAFAHLAARFRAHFGRPLHAVGHVTEGAGVRLANGDAIPAAGWDSLQ
- a CDS encoding PfkB family carbohydrate kinase, whose product is MSAADQQDAQKAYPLLGSIQNSVGYGFLGNETVVAIANRLRVRTVTVPTAYASARGGVEGRSSFVPDLREFRRGVEFLIARDPNVLVIGYLAQPDQVDVVADALERFQGLVVLDPVLGSYEKGLFVPVETARRIRDALLPKAEVVTPNRFEAEVLLDLTRVRGANERVFLDGFAERGPQTAIITSFVREAERRTAVTAFSNGYVYEKITSPFYPAFPGYGAGDALAGAVAALLTAGASPWAATMLATALASLAVERTTGYGSATVDPVAALDLFRPLPYLTDEACKPYAERFGVTSAPIPVKDGEGARLKFAPPKNQIVY
- the rpmB gene encoding 50S ribosomal protein L28, which encodes MAKRCDVCGKGPMAGNNVSHAMNKTKRRWLPNLQAVRIDDRGTHKTARVCTSCLRSKRVKRVGVA
- a CDS encoding DAK2 domain-containing protein, translated to MAVTQLDGRAFEKFVAAGTYFLRKYRGVLNDLNVFPVPDGDTGSNMFLTAKAAMHEARKVRTEGLATVAAAAANGSLLGARGNSGVILSQMLRGFAHSVRHREAIDTFQLSLAMREAVSAARAALTRPVEGTIISVAGAAADEAYRQAVREPDFYRLANAVLRAANDALERTPEQLPALKEAGVVDSGGAGFCYFLEGALRFLPEQTVRATAFPRRPVRSAVFTRQQEVGENRYCTEFILDGATIEAHPLRDLLERHGDSLLVVGSAPTIKVHVHTGRPDDVKALAAKYGIVTRWKVEDMARQHHLLVVDAPARALGIAAVVPGVGFDRIARELGADVTIPVPPGANPSVQDLLIGVNASLAPTVYLLPNDPNVALAAREVAALTSKTVVVVPTRDPIAGLAVLLRLGGADQPPPLEALETTLAGVKAASVFAAGKDASVDGVAVQKGAPTAAIGKRLITGASYADVLVAAAAELGAGAGGLVTLYYGGSQKERDAQRHAALLGERFGDVEVEYYFGGQPAVEYWLSVEA